The genomic segment AGGCATTATTAGTTAGCTTCGGACAAGGATTTTCATGCTATTTTTGCCACAATTAGAATTAAAATGACTTACACACAAATAACCACCCAGCTCAACGATGGTATTTTCCTAATTACCGTTAATCGTCCCGACAAATTAAACGCCTTAAATTACGAGGTATTAAGCGATTTAAACAATGCCTTTGATGAAGTTTACAGCAATAGCGCTATAAAAAGTGTGATCATTACAGGGGCCGGTCCCAAGTCCTTTGTTGCCGGGGCCGATATTTCCGAATTTAAAGGATTGGATGTAGCTAATGGCATTAAATTAGCTCAACGCGGACAAGCCATTTTCAAAAAAATTGAAGATTCCCCAAAGCCTGTAATTGCTGCAGTTAATGGTTTTGCATTAGGTGGAGGTTGCGAATTGGCCATGAGTTGTCACATCCGTGTGGCGGCTCCGAATGCTAAGTTCGGTCAACCCGAAGTAAATTTGGGATTGATACCCGGTTACGGAGGAACTCAGCGTTTAATTCAGTTAATTGGTAAAGGCAAAGCCCTGGAATTGCTAATGACCGCCGACATGATTGGTGCTGAAGAAGCCTTAAGATTGGGTTTGGTTAATTACGTGGTAGCTCCCGAAGAATTACTGAATAAAGCAACCGAAATATTGAAAAAAATTGCTACCAAAGCTCCAGTGGCCATAACTCAGGTAATTGCCTGTGCTAATGCCTATTACACCGACGGAGTGGATGGATTTCAAGCGGAAATTGATCGGTTCGGCGATTGCTGTGCCACCTCCGATTTTCAGGAAGGTGCAACGGCTTTTTTAGAGAAAAGAGCAGCCAATTTTCAAGGCAAATAATCCGGAATTTATTTCCGAAAGAAGAAAAGGGGCGGGTAACTGCTCCTTTTTTTTTAAAACTCATGAATTTATAGGGTATCACTTGAGTATTATTTAAAATTAGGGGGCGGGTACCTTCGCATAACATTCTCTTTTCAAACCTAATTTTTTCGGGCTCAGGTCCGGGCTATCCGTTCCAAGTCCTCGCCGCCCTTGGCTATCGCCGCGGTCGTCTGTGGGCTTTCCACTTCTATCCCTACCCGGAAAATAGTGCAAGAAAAAAGAATTATGCTAACTCCGGGTTTCAAGGCAACTTTTCTTAATTAAATGATAAAATTTGAAATTAACCTATAAGGTTTAAATTCGAACGATCAATTGGTGCCTCATCTTAGAAATTTGAAATACACACCTAATTAAAACCCAATCATCATCGGCCAAACAAGGTTTAGTCCTACTTTCAAATGCATTTTTTTATGTGAAGTTTTAAAGTACATTTGGGCAGGAGGTTTTGATGCATTCATTAATACATTCTTGTGTTATTAACCCATTAAAAGGAAATCAGGATTTTCTTTTTCAACTTGTTAAAAGCATGGTAAAACCTACACTTACGATCAAATAAATGCATAATAACCAATTGTTTTCCAAAGCTTCTATTGTTGTAGTATTATTTTCTGCCATTTTTCTTCGCTTTTGTTACTTCGAAAATAATCCTGTTAATGGTTATAACGCTACCTCTTGGGATGCTTTTGGGTATTATATGTATCAGCCAGGCTTTTTAATATATGGTGATGTTAAGAAATTAGAGTGGCT from the Bacteroidia bacterium genome contains:
- a CDS encoding enoyl-CoA hydratase/isomerase family protein; its protein translation is MTYTQITTQLNDGIFLITVNRPDKLNALNYEVLSDLNNAFDEVYSNSAIKSVIITGAGPKSFVAGADISEFKGLDVANGIKLAQRGQAIFKKIEDSPKPVIAAVNGFALGGGCELAMSCHIRVAAPNAKFGQPEVNLGLIPGYGGTQRLIQLIGKGKALELLMTADMIGAEEALRLGLVNYVVAPEELLNKATEILKKIATKAPVAITQVIACANAYYTDGVDGFQAEIDRFGDCCATSDFQEGATAFLEKRAANFQGK